A DNA window from Candidatus Roseilinea sp. contains the following coding sequences:
- a CDS encoding tetracycline resistance MFS efflux pump — protein MSRLLPVFVIVLVDLLGLTIIVPLLPLYAASFGANPFMVGLLGATYPIMQTIGAPILGRLSDQFGRKPVLIVSQIGTFIGFVLMGLANALPLLFVARVIDGLSGANIATAQAVITDNTTEEHRTQGLALIGAAFGIGFTIGPAVAFAALSLSGNHYQAPAFLAAAFSLLSLLLTIFWLKESLPAELRGRMKRPHALSPQELISALRHPMVGFLLALMFAQQFIFGGMEQLLSLFTLNRLGFDARANALLFVFIGLITVAMLGGVIRVWSRRYGDRWIILVGLATLTVGMLMTALTPRVPPPWYSRAALLAELQRSATAPLSVALPPDGQNGWLGVIWIFAAMIPASIGGSVLAPTINSAITKRIEATEVGGMLGVSAALVSAANALAPLVGGALYQTLGESAPFLIGGLVLIGLFALATREISAPAVPATP, from the coding sequence ATGAGTCGGCTGTTGCCGGTCTTCGTCATCGTGCTTGTGGACTTGTTGGGCTTGACGATCATCGTGCCGCTCTTGCCGCTCTACGCGGCGTCGTTCGGCGCGAACCCGTTCATGGTGGGCTTGCTAGGCGCGACGTATCCCATCATGCAGACAATCGGCGCGCCGATCCTGGGTCGTCTATCGGACCAGTTCGGCCGCAAGCCGGTGCTCATCGTCAGCCAGATCGGCACGTTCATCGGATTTGTGCTGATGGGGCTGGCGAACGCTTTGCCGTTGCTGTTCGTCGCGCGCGTCATTGATGGACTCTCCGGCGCAAACATCGCGACTGCGCAGGCGGTGATCACCGATAACACGACCGAGGAGCATCGCACGCAAGGTCTGGCCCTGATCGGCGCAGCGTTTGGGATCGGCTTCACCATTGGGCCGGCAGTAGCGTTTGCCGCGTTGTCGCTCAGCGGCAATCACTATCAGGCGCCGGCTTTCCTGGCAGCCGCTTTCTCATTGTTGTCGTTGCTGCTCACGATCTTCTGGCTGAAAGAATCGCTGCCGGCCGAGCTTCGCGGCAGGATGAAGCGCCCACATGCCCTCTCGCCTCAAGAATTGATTTCGGCGTTGCGCCATCCGATGGTGGGCTTTCTTCTGGCCTTGATGTTCGCCCAACAGTTCATCTTCGGCGGCATGGAGCAGTTGCTGTCGCTGTTCACGCTAAATCGCCTGGGCTTCGATGCGCGCGCCAACGCCCTCCTGTTTGTGTTCATCGGCCTGATCACCGTGGCGATGCTCGGCGGCGTCATCCGCGTGTGGAGCCGCCGCTATGGGGATCGCTGGATCATCCTCGTCGGTTTGGCGACGTTGACGGTCGGCATGCTCATGACAGCGCTCACGCCGCGTGTGCCGCCGCCCTGGTATTCGCGCGCTGCCCTGCTGGCCGAACTGCAGCGCTCTGCAACCGCGCCGCTGAGCGTGGCGCTCCCGCCGGATGGCCAGAATGGCTGGTTAGGGGTGATATGGATCTTTGCTGCCATGATCCCAGCTTCGATCGGCGGCTCGGTGTTGGCCCCTACGATCAACAGCGCCATCACCAAGCGCATCGAGGCGACCGAAGTGGGCGGAATGCTGGGCGTGTCGGCGGCGTTGGTGAGCGCCGCGAATGCGCTCGCGCCGCTTGTGGGCGGGGCGCTCTATCAAACCTTGGGTGAGTCGGCGCCGTTCCTCATCGGCGGCCTCGTCCTGATCGGCTTATTTGCTCTGGCAACCCGCGAGATCAGCGCGCCGGCCGTGCCGGCTACGCCTTGA
- the cobS gene encoding adenosylcobinamide-GDP ribazoletransferase, translated as MLTAFFEAVRFLTLIPLPFMPPMTRENHEETIARAMAWFPAVGALIGLIACGAGGLAGALWGDFARAVSVVIALAIVTAGLHLDGLSDTFDAVMSWRPRERKLEIMKDSRIGAMGALALIAVIALKGAFVAAAGEHWPRAVLIATTLGRWADLYGIFFFPAAREGGLGRNFHDFIRRSDFIFATLQMLVIVALVCAVGHPPPAWPEGLLRGGIAIGLTLLVAHVVFARWTRSLGGLTGDTYGAMCEIGEVVALAAVSARPL; from the coding sequence ATGCTCACTGCGTTCTTCGAGGCCGTTCGCTTCCTCACGCTCATCCCTTTGCCGTTCATGCCGCCGATGACCCGCGAGAATCACGAGGAGACGATCGCGCGCGCGATGGCCTGGTTCCCGGCCGTCGGCGCGCTCATCGGCCTGATCGCGTGCGGCGCAGGGGGGCTGGCTGGCGCGCTGTGGGGCGACTTCGCCCGCGCCGTCTCCGTCGTGATCGCCCTGGCAATCGTCACCGCCGGCCTGCACCTAGACGGCCTGAGCGACACGTTCGACGCGGTGATGAGCTGGCGGCCGCGCGAGCGCAAGCTGGAGATCATGAAAGACAGCCGCATCGGCGCAATGGGCGCGCTTGCGCTGATCGCGGTGATCGCGCTCAAGGGCGCATTTGTCGCAGCCGCCGGAGAGCACTGGCCACGCGCCGTGCTGATTGCCACGACGCTCGGCCGCTGGGCCGACCTCTACGGCATCTTCTTCTTCCCGGCAGCGCGCGAAGGCGGGCTGGGGCGAAACTTCCATGACTTCATCCGGCGCAGCGATTTCATCTTCGCCACGCTTCAGATGCTGGTCATCGTCGCGCTCGTATGTGCTGTGGGCCACCCGCCGCCAGCCTGGCCGGAGGGCCTGCTGCGCGGCGGCATCGCGATTGGGCTAACGTTGCTCGTCGCGCATGTCGTCTTCGCGCGCTGGACCCGGTCGCTAGGTGGGCTGACCGGTGACACCTACGGGGCGATGTGCGAAATTGGCGAAGTGGTGGCGCTGGCCGCGGTGAGCGCGCGACCACTCTAG
- a CDS encoding phosphoglycerate mutase, producing the protein MSGVPRSVWLVRHGQADWNVARRYMSFSDRPLTEFGERQAHALARFFVARKVDVIVHSGLTRTETTARTLKGERDIPLICDARWREASHGAWEGLTYREVMQRYPEDVAQRFADPLHHAPLQGESLAQLAQRVAQAWQDLGAQLAGGRVVVVTHSGPIQALLCALMGTPLAEHWRWRIDLGSATGLDCYPTTTILRAVNHTPPLPPPVTSLSRLAARSRS; encoded by the coding sequence ATGTCCGGCGTGCCTCGCAGCGTCTGGTTGGTGCGACATGGACAGGCGGATTGGAACGTCGCCCGCCGCTACATGAGTTTCTCGGATCGGCCGCTCACCGAGTTCGGCGAACGCCAAGCCCACGCCTTGGCGCGTTTTTTTGTCGCGCGCAAGGTGGATGTGATCGTGCACAGCGGCCTGACCCGCACCGAGACGACTGCTCGGACGCTCAAAGGCGAACGCGACATTCCGCTCATCTGCGACGCGCGCTGGCGCGAAGCATCGCATGGCGCATGGGAGGGCCTCACGTATCGCGAAGTGATGCAGCGCTACCCGGAGGACGTCGCACAGCGTTTCGCCGACCCGCTTCATCATGCGCCGTTGCAGGGCGAATCGCTGGCGCAGTTGGCCCAGCGCGTCGCGCAAGCATGGCAGGACCTGGGCGCGCAGCTCGCCGGCGGCCGCGTCGTCGTGGTGACCCACAGTGGCCCGATACAGGCCCTGCTCTGCGCGTTGATGGGCACGCCTCTCGCCGAACATTGGCGCTGGCGCATTGACCTGGGCAGCGCCACCGGCCTGGACTGCTATCCCACAACAACTATCCTGCGCGCGGTGAACCACACGCCGCCGCTTCCGCCCCCCGTGACTTCCCTCTCCCGACTTGCGGCTCGTTCTAGGTCGTAA
- the apgM gene encoding putative 2,3-bisphosphoglycerate-independent phosphoglycerate mutase, which produces MADFELIKALIQPAQTKIVLLVMDGLGGLPRPEDDKTELEAAHTPHLDRLAREGCLGQHYPVAIGVTSGSGPGHLGLFGYDPLRYEIGRGVLEAVGIGFNVTDRDVCARGNFCTLDAQGRITDRRAGRIPTEVCARLVKKINDAQIAVGDGIEVFVEPVQDYRFVVVMRGDGLAGNIEDTDPQRTGAPPLPAVARDAASQRAAELFNRWIARAGEVIRDEHPANGLTLRGFAKEPGLPKFADVYGLRAGAIAIYPMYRGVAALVGMDRIPHDAHNAREEFEAAARAWNDYDFLFIHVKYTDSRGEDGNFAAKRAVIEEVDAALPILLDLKPDVLIVTGDHSTPSQLRSHSWHPVPLLLWAPATARRDGSTHFGERACARGGLGTFYAKDIMLLALAHAGRLQKFGA; this is translated from the coding sequence ATGGCTGACTTTGAACTCATCAAGGCGCTGATTCAACCAGCGCAGACGAAGATCGTTTTGCTCGTGATGGACGGGCTGGGCGGTTTGCCCCGGCCCGAAGATGACAAGACCGAACTCGAGGCGGCCCACACGCCCCACCTCGACCGGCTGGCGCGCGAGGGCTGCCTAGGCCAGCACTATCCGGTGGCCATCGGCGTGACCAGCGGCAGCGGGCCGGGACACCTGGGCTTGTTCGGCTACGACCCGTTGCGCTACGAGATCGGGCGCGGCGTGCTGGAGGCCGTCGGCATCGGCTTCAACGTCACCGATCGCGATGTGTGCGCGCGGGGCAACTTTTGCACGCTCGATGCGCAAGGTCGCATCACCGACCGGCGCGCCGGCCGCATCCCCACCGAGGTGTGCGCGCGGCTGGTCAAGAAGATCAACGATGCCCAGATCGCCGTCGGCGACGGCATCGAGGTCTTCGTCGAGCCGGTGCAGGACTACCGCTTTGTGGTGGTGATGCGCGGCGATGGACTGGCGGGCAACATCGAGGACACCGACCCGCAGCGCACCGGCGCGCCGCCCCTGCCGGCCGTGGCCCGCGATGCAGCGTCGCAACGCGCTGCCGAGCTATTCAACCGCTGGATCGCCCGCGCCGGCGAGGTCATCCGCGACGAACACCCGGCCAACGGGCTGACGCTGCGCGGCTTCGCCAAAGAGCCGGGCCTGCCGAAGTTCGCGGACGTGTACGGCCTGCGGGCCGGCGCGATTGCCATCTACCCGATGTATCGCGGCGTAGCGGCGTTGGTGGGTATGGATCGCATCCCGCACGACGCCCACAACGCGCGCGAGGAATTCGAGGCCGCCGCGCGCGCCTGGAATGACTACGACTTCTTGTTCATCCACGTGAAATACACCGACAGCCGGGGCGAGGACGGCAACTTTGCGGCCAAGCGCGCCGTGATCGAGGAGGTGGATGCAGCGCTGCCGATCCTGCTGGACCTCAAGCCCGACGTGCTGATCGTCACCGGCGACCACAGCACGCCGAGCCAACTGCGCAGCCACTCGTGGCACCCCGTGCCGCTGTTGCTGTGGGCGCCGGCCACGGCCCGCCGCGACGGCAGCACGCACTTCGGCGAGCGCGCCTGCGCGCGCGGCGGGCTGGGCACCTTCTACGCCAAGGACATCATGCTGCTGGCGCTGGCGCACGCCGGCCGGCTGCAGAAGTTCGGCGCGTAG
- a CDS encoding histidinol-phosphatase, with the protein MAHMLDIELHCHTRYSPDSLVKLPDLIEQARKVGIHRLAITDHSEIEGALLAKQMAPDLIIVGEEAMTAEGELLCLFISELIPDGLTLKEAIDRVHAQGGICGPSHPLDPRRSGIGLANLLEHASAFDFVETFNARMRDASKNDEADAVAQQLGLPRVCASDAHTLQEVGISRMRIREYTTPQDFVAALRDAERLPNYSSPMVNLGSRLAAIAHDLGFDRP; encoded by the coding sequence ATGGCGCACATGCTCGATATCGAACTGCACTGCCACACGCGCTACTCACCGGACAGCCTGGTGAAGCTGCCCGACCTGATCGAACAAGCCCGCAAGGTCGGCATTCATCGCCTGGCCATCACCGACCACAGCGAGATCGAGGGCGCATTGCTGGCCAAGCAAATGGCGCCAGACCTGATCATCGTCGGCGAGGAGGCGATGACCGCCGAAGGCGAGTTGCTGTGCCTCTTCATCAGCGAGCTGATCCCCGACGGCCTCACTCTGAAAGAAGCAATTGACCGGGTGCACGCGCAAGGCGGCATCTGCGGCCCGTCGCATCCGCTCGATCCGCGTCGCTCCGGCATTGGGCTGGCCAACTTGTTGGAACACGCCTCGGCGTTCGACTTTGTGGAGACGTTCAACGCGCGCATGCGCGACGCCAGCAAGAACGACGAGGCAGATGCGGTGGCGCAGCAGTTAGGTTTGCCGCGCGTGTGCGCCAGCGACGCGCACACCTTACAGGAGGTCGGCATCAGCCGCATGCGCATCCGCGAGTACACCACGCCGCAGGACTTCGTCGCGGCCCTGCGCGACGCCGAGCGTCTCCCCAACTACAGCTCGCCAATGGTCAACCTCGGCTCGCGCCTGGCGGCAATCGCACACGACCTGGGATTTGACCGGCCGTGA